From Haloplanus rubicundus, one genomic window encodes:
- a CDS encoding DUF7344 domain-containing protein codes for MTDKGPPDVFASSKVDRIMEVLSKQQRREILYRLKRDDRLEPFQGPDALDSSEIELYHVHLPKLEAAGYIDWNRETGAVMKGPQYDEVETFLTLIENHADEVLVTDDE; via the coding sequence ATGACTGACAAGGGACCGCCCGACGTGTTCGCGTCTTCGAAGGTGGATCGTATCATGGAAGTCCTATCGAAGCAACAGCGGCGGGAGATACTTTACAGGCTGAAGCGAGACGATAGGCTGGAGCCATTCCAGGGGCCAGACGCTCTGGACAGCTCGGAGATTGAACTGTATCACGTCCACCTCCCAAAGTTAGAGGCGGCAGGATATATCGACTGGAATCGGGAAACTGGAGCGGTTATGAAGGGCCCTCAGTACGACGAGGTTGAGACCTTCCTCACGCTGATCGAGAACCATGCTGACGAAGTCTTGGTGACTGACGATGAATGA
- a CDS encoding DrmE family protein, with the protein MTINSIASHAHACRGRDYLTRWFPANIKLDGESYPFGETELAVIEETLRSLERGRSLLIHDPIPSNRIPIGLSIAYVRTQDPRFPEKGIVGGGKSLLAFPALHQGYVSKIDDLREDGIGRCPRLIDREPIDRLSQIQLEADMHTAKNNFEFDWERSGNTVGMVFVDLRKPEWGNVARRFDAIMALYEASECPFIFYTDELTPATEALKEQMNTLHVSNELLTTAEPTSLPENPSLTTQFERLINTEETTVEQIVVGDPEMYDIVTDLSAMRDDIQANQDVQGVIKMEVGWLFNLLTRLPVKPEYWDAVVAENYYQQGVRELLENLRGKAQRLDGRTGSVLINYCEAANALHGRLNTNHPVQEQLLRLITTETNGDLDRSRIVVVRNDFERKAILRALTLEDRQLADKVSIRTVDDIEPAPDGEIIVARPLDADSYLYDFPTAGRIAFLQFEPWAPLVENRLEEGMGQIGIPIERQEIGQMGGRKKQETESRESAAEYEPRADEEADPTETLREDFEGGGTTVTSGSGGGGGTSSANPDFEVELSNGETKHLSKQARVSVLKDNGDIARKQAADLVVGDTLLLLDAVADDIYDLFVESAHQKDRLRKAESIVDRWRTILNEGLSGEWSGEELLAAIQEHGSDISDQSTISNWHTGEAIGPQDPADVRRVLAVLEPEMEPTYEATAEAMKRIRTEHRNIGRRARRAIESQMSGSISSDLQTDLPDDVDQFSQDIRKATVESITILNDE; encoded by the coding sequence ATGACTATAAATTCGATTGCCTCACATGCACATGCCTGTCGCGGACGGGATTATCTGACCCGTTGGTTCCCCGCGAACATCAAACTGGACGGGGAGTCGTATCCGTTTGGTGAGACTGAACTGGCGGTAATTGAGGAAACGCTCCGCAGTCTCGAGCGGGGCCGATCCCTGTTAATCCACGATCCAATCCCGTCAAATCGGATTCCGATAGGCCTCAGTATCGCTTACGTCCGCACTCAGGACCCGCGGTTCCCTGAGAAAGGCATCGTTGGCGGTGGCAAGTCCTTGCTCGCATTCCCGGCGCTTCATCAGGGGTATGTCTCGAAAATCGATGATCTCCGGGAGGATGGCATCGGCCGCTGTCCTAGGTTGATCGACCGAGAGCCGATCGATCGACTCTCACAGATACAGCTGGAGGCCGATATGCATACGGCGAAAAACAACTTCGAATTCGATTGGGAGCGATCAGGCAATACTGTCGGTATGGTGTTTGTCGATCTTCGAAAGCCCGAGTGGGGGAACGTCGCGAGGCGATTCGACGCCATCATGGCCCTGTATGAAGCTAGTGAATGCCCTTTCATCTTTTATACGGACGAACTGACGCCCGCGACGGAGGCCCTGAAAGAGCAAATGAACACCCTCCACGTCTCAAACGAGCTGCTCACGACAGCTGAGCCGACATCGCTTCCGGAGAATCCAAGTCTTACGACGCAGTTCGAACGTCTCATCAACACGGAAGAGACCACGGTTGAACAGATCGTTGTTGGCGATCCGGAGATGTACGATATCGTCACCGATCTCAGCGCGATGCGGGACGATATTCAGGCGAACCAAGACGTTCAGGGCGTCATCAAGATGGAAGTCGGGTGGCTGTTCAACCTCCTCACGCGGCTCCCAGTCAAGCCAGAATACTGGGATGCCGTCGTCGCGGAAAATTACTACCAACAAGGGGTTCGAGAACTACTGGAGAACCTCCGCGGGAAGGCACAACGGCTCGATGGGAGGACAGGAAGTGTGCTGATCAACTACTGCGAAGCAGCGAATGCGCTTCACGGCCGTCTCAATACTAATCACCCGGTCCAAGAGCAACTTTTGAGACTGATTACGACGGAAACGAACGGGGACCTGGACAGGTCCCGGATCGTTGTCGTCAGGAATGATTTCGAACGGAAAGCGATCCTGCGGGCACTCACACTAGAAGACCGACAACTCGCGGACAAAGTATCCATTCGCACGGTCGACGATATCGAACCGGCTCCAGATGGTGAAATCATCGTCGCTCGACCACTGGATGCCGATTCGTATCTGTATGACTTCCCGACAGCTGGGCGAATCGCGTTTCTGCAATTTGAACCGTGGGCCCCGCTCGTCGAAAATCGACTGGAAGAGGGAATGGGACAGATCGGCATCCCTATCGAACGGCAGGAAATCGGTCAAATGGGCGGCCGTAAAAAACAGGAAACGGAGTCCAGAGAATCGGCCGCCGAGTACGAACCACGGGCCGACGAGGAAGCGGATCCAACCGAAACATTGAGAGAGGATTTCGAAGGCGGTGGGACGACCGTCACCTCCGGTTCTGGAGGGGGCGGCGGGACATCGTCAGCGAACCCTGATTTCGAAGTCGAACTCTCAAATGGCGAAACGAAACACCTGTCAAAACAAGCCCGTGTGAGTGTTCTCAAGGATAACGGGGATATCGCGCGTAAGCAAGCAGCAGACCTTGTTGTGGGGGATACACTCTTGCTGCTCGACGCAGTCGCAGACGACATCTACGACCTGTTCGTCGAATCCGCCCACCAGAAAGACAGACTGCGAAAGGCGGAATCGATCGTCGACCGGTGGCGGACGATTCTGAATGAAGGTCTGTCCGGAGAGTGGTCGGGCGAAGAACTCCTTGCGGCGATTCAAGAGCATGGCTCTGATATCTCCGACCAGTCGACGATCTCGAACTGGCATACAGGCGAGGCAATTGGCCCACAAGATCCGGCGGACGTCCGACGCGTGTTAGCCGTTCTTGAACCGGAGATGGAGCCGACGTATGAAGCGACGGCGGAAGCGATGAAACGGATTCGGACGGAGCACCGAAACATCGGCCGTCGTGCGAGGCGTGCAATAGAATCGCAGATGAGCGGCAGCATCAGTAGCGACCTCCAGACGGATCTCCCCGATGACGTCGACCAGTTCTCACAAGATATCCGCAAAGCGACGGTCGAATCCATCACCATCCTCAACGACGAATGA
- a CDS encoding ADP-ribosylglycohydrolase family protein gives MNETANAQGCLLGLACGDALGRPVEFKSAEEIIADHPRAVYEVAEIFPQLASGTGAILDYLTQLRLPQQQRTLTDTSPEDQLTDLREKAHTMIVELHVMYESLQRVAVRHPEIEHEQWKANAAQSGGR, from the coding sequence ATGAATGAGACAGCGAACGCACAGGGCTGTTTACTCGGCCTTGCCTGTGGTGACGCACTAGGTCGACCGGTCGAATTCAAGAGCGCCGAGGAGATCATTGCTGACCACCCACGCGCAGTCTACGAGGTTGCCGAGATCTTCCCACAGTTAGCCAGCGGTACGGGTGCTATTCTGGATTACCTCACACAGCTTCGCCTCCCGCAGCAGCAACGGACGTTGACGGACACCAGTCCAGAGGACCAACTTACAGACCTCCGTGAGAAGGCCCACACGATGATCGTAGAACTCCACGTCATGTACGAATCACTTCAACGCGTAGCAGTCCGGCATCCGGAGATCGAGCACGAGCAATGGAAAGCCAACGCCGCTCAGTCGGGGGGTCGATGA